A section of the Streptomyces sp. NBC_01591 genome encodes:
- a CDS encoding DUF6507 family protein codes for MTGWDLKPQGIQGVLKTTGEVASKIQTHATSYGDHLSSAASSAGTISAEGGGDGGGGGGKGGEQAVGGLVALALSKFAEHTTPDLKFIAARAGKSLTGAVDATTAYLNGDLDMAAEAQRKALGAVDLDPKKPGVQSR; via the coding sequence ATGACCGGGTGGGATCTGAAGCCGCAAGGTATTCAGGGTGTGCTGAAGACGACGGGTGAGGTCGCGTCGAAGATTCAGACACACGCGACGTCGTACGGGGATCATCTGTCGTCGGCGGCGTCGAGTGCGGGCACGATCAGTGCCGAGGGCGGCGGCGACGGCGGTGGCGGTGGCGGCAAGGGCGGGGAGCAGGCCGTGGGTGGTCTGGTCGCGCTGGCGTTGTCGAAGTTCGCGGAGCACACCACCCCGGATCTGAAGTTCATCGCGGCACGGGCGGGGAAGTCCCTGACGGGTGCGGTGGACGCGACGACCGCGTACCTGAACGGTGACCTCGACATGGCCGCCGAGGCGCAGCGCAAGGCGCTCGGTGCGGTGGATCTGGATCCGAAGAAGCCGGGGGTGCAGTCGCGGTGA
- a CDS encoding pore-forming ESAT-6 family protein — translation MAGNSDRRSYDIGASTDAQGNIQVVIARLEEVIAARDGQVKAAMADFTADGVADEYHGKEMRWNRSSQEVKNIIQLLKTTLEKNDGTAQHTITRAKAAVDNIG, via the coding sequence ATGGCTGGTAACAGTGACCGTCGTTCGTACGACATCGGCGCGTCCACGGACGCGCAGGGCAACATCCAGGTGGTGATCGCGCGGCTGGAGGAAGTGATCGCGGCGCGCGACGGCCAGGTCAAGGCGGCGATGGCGGACTTCACGGCCGATGGCGTGGCGGACGAGTACCACGGCAAGGAAATGCGGTGGAACCGTTCGTCGCAGGAAGTCAAGAACATCATCCAGCTGCTGAAGACGACGCTGGAGAAGAACGACGGCACGGCGCAGCACACGATCACGCGCGCGAAGGCAGCGGTCGACAACATCGGCTGA
- a CDS encoding toxin-antitoxin system YwqK family antitoxin — protein sequence MPDQPWRDVTRIDIDDPEVDMDRGQRLLYRGELFTGEVEEHLGGALVSLDSYVEGVQHGPSREWYEDGTLRSEATAREGRPAGVSGEWHPNGVLAAEVEFSENGLRTLAERRWDEEGQPTKNWRADERLPPRIV from the coding sequence ATGCCGGACCAGCCGTGGCGCGACGTGACACGGATCGACATCGACGACCCCGAAGTCGACATGGACCGGGGGCAGCGCCTGCTGTACAGAGGGGAACTCTTCACCGGCGAGGTCGAGGAGCATCTGGGCGGTGCCCTCGTCAGCCTGGACTCCTACGTGGAAGGGGTGCAGCACGGCCCCAGTCGCGAGTGGTACGAGGACGGCACACTCCGGTCCGAGGCGACAGCCCGCGAGGGACGTCCGGCAGGGGTGTCCGGGGAGTGGCACCCGAACGGTGTGCTCGCCGCCGAGGTGGAGTTCTCCGAGAACGGTCTGCGCACGCTGGCGGAACGCCGGTGGGACGAAGAGGGCCAACCGACGAAGAACTGGCGTGCGGACGAACGGTTGCCGCCCAGGATCGTGTGA
- a CDS encoding toxin-antitoxin system YwqK family antitoxin, which yields MIKPEAMTPPRIDIDDPEFEMDEGEVVFCRGEHFTGEVVEYQKGALVSLVTYKDGVEDGPSKEWYMGGTLRSEGVLRGGFPVGESKTWHPNGRPAARVLMSANGLRQLEITEWDEEGNLTKEWRAERG from the coding sequence GTGATCAAGCCTGAGGCGATGACACCTCCCCGAATCGACATCGACGATCCAGAATTCGAAATGGATGAAGGTGAGGTCGTCTTCTGTCGAGGAGAGCATTTCACCGGCGAAGTGGTCGAATACCAAAAGGGTGCGCTCGTCAGCCTCGTCACTTACAAGGACGGGGTTGAGGACGGCCCCTCCAAGGAGTGGTACATGGGTGGGACCCTGAGGTCCGAGGGAGTGCTGCGAGGCGGGTTCCCTGTCGGTGAGTCCAAGACATGGCACCCCAACGGGAGGCCGGCCGCGCGCGTGCTCATGAGCGCGAACGGACTGCGGCAGTTGGAGATCACCGAGTGGGACGAGGAAGGGAACCTGACGAAGGAGTGGCGCGCCGAGCGCGGTTGA
- a CDS encoding pore-forming ESAT-6 family protein — translation MAGNSDRRSYDIGASTDAQGNIQVVIARLEEVIAARDGQVKAAMADFTADGVADEYHGKEMRWNRSSQEVKNIIQLLKTTLEKNDGTAQHTITRAKAAVDNIG, via the coding sequence ATGGCTGGTAACAGTGACCGTCGTTCGTACGACATCGGCGCGTCCACGGACGCGCAGGGCAACATCCAGGTGGTGATCGCGCGGCTGGAGGAAGTGATCGCGGCGCGCGACGGCCAGGTCAAGGCGGCGATGGCGGACTTCACCGCCGATGGCGTGGCGGACGAGTACCACGGCAAGGAAATGCGGTGGAACCGTTCGTCGCAGGAAGTCAAGAACATCATCCAGCTGCTGAAGACGACGCTGGAGAAGAACGACGGCACGGCGCAGCACACGATCACGCGCGCGAAGGCAGCGGTCGACAACATCGGCTGA
- a CDS encoding cytochrome P450, whose protein sequence is MTTTFRSRITARIGRTYLSRIQKYGIGSSTVRLLPDDLLMMLRRDGLDTVDKLARTRVKRPVHKVSLPFGMDAWVVSGYEESKAVLGSADGFSTDFAHLASNAGVAAEQSPGGLGFNDPPVHTRLRRILTPEFTMRRLRRLTPRIDAIVEERLDAMEAARGPVDLVQEFALPIPSLTICELLGVPYEDRDDFQQLAMDRFDLFAGTTAPFGAMSESLAYFRDVVKAQRAKPGDGLLGMIVREHGDSVDDEELAGLADGVLTGGFETTASTIALGSLVLLQNADVLDRIRDDDAMTAPFVEEVLRYLSAVQIAFPRFARHDIEIGGVVIPQGDMVLCSLSGANRDAGYVTDDGRFDLDRIPSAGHLAFGHGIHRCVGAELARMELRTAYPALVRRFPGMRLAVPPQDLAFRKLSIVYGIESLPVHLR, encoded by the coding sequence TTGACTACGACGTTCCGCTCTCGTATCACCGCCCGGATCGGGCGAACTTACCTGTCCAGGATCCAGAAGTACGGGATCGGGTCCTCCACGGTCAGGCTGCTCCCCGACGACCTGCTGATGATGCTGCGCAGGGACGGCCTCGACACGGTGGACAAACTGGCCAGGACCCGGGTGAAGCGGCCGGTGCACAAGGTCTCGTTGCCGTTCGGCATGGACGCCTGGGTGGTCAGCGGCTACGAGGAGTCGAAAGCCGTCCTCGGCTCGGCCGACGGATTCAGCACCGACTTTGCCCACCTCGCGTCGAACGCCGGAGTGGCCGCCGAGCAGAGTCCCGGCGGACTCGGTTTCAACGATCCTCCCGTCCACACGCGACTGCGCCGCATCCTGACCCCGGAGTTCACGATGCGCCGGCTGCGGCGCCTGACCCCCAGGATCGATGCCATCGTCGAGGAACGCCTGGACGCGATGGAAGCCGCCCGGGGCCCGGTCGACCTGGTGCAGGAGTTCGCGCTGCCGATCCCCTCGCTGACGATCTGCGAGCTGCTCGGCGTGCCGTACGAGGACCGCGACGACTTCCAGCAGCTCGCCATGGACCGCTTCGACCTCTTCGCCGGGACGACCGCGCCCTTCGGCGCGATGTCGGAGTCGCTGGCGTACTTCAGGGACGTCGTCAAGGCACAGCGGGCGAAGCCGGGCGACGGCCTGCTCGGCATGATCGTGCGGGAGCACGGCGACAGCGTCGACGACGAGGAACTCGCGGGCCTCGCCGACGGTGTGCTCACCGGCGGGTTCGAGACGACCGCCAGCACCATCGCGCTCGGCTCCCTCGTACTGCTGCAGAACGCGGACGTCCTCGATCGAATACGTGACGACGACGCCATGACCGCCCCCTTCGTCGAGGAGGTGCTGCGCTACCTCTCCGCGGTGCAGATCGCCTTCCCCCGGTTCGCCCGCCACGACATCGAGATCGGCGGAGTGGTCATTCCCCAGGGCGACATGGTGCTCTGCTCGCTGAGCGGCGCCAACCGCGATGCCGGGTACGTCACGGACGACGGGCGCTTCGACCTGGACCGCATCCCCTCGGCCGGTCATCTCGCCTTCGGCCACGGCATCCACCGCTGCGTCGGCGCCGAACTGGCGCGGATGGAACTGCGCACGGCCTACCCGGCCCTGGTCCGGCGGTTTCCCGGGATGCGGCTCGCAGTCCCGCCCCAGGACCTGGCCTTCCGCAAGCTGTCCATCGTGTACGGCATCGAATCGCTGCCGGTGCACCTGCGCTGA
- a CDS encoding RES family NAD+ phosphorylase — MPKYPPPEELPSEPDRVTLPAGTPVHRVHSTHRDPIAFNPEPAHAFYYGGRFDSTPYEKYGYLYVGFGVGAAVCEVLLRSLPFDGDGDGGARLLPRVAFERRSLSFLRLATDVDVVPLMSGRDLAAVAQDSWLVHAEGADYPQTRDWGHWIRRRTAPWAQGFVWPSKREPADRVAVLFEDRCEAPPLEPTGAPRIDFGTEDGERWLNGVLAPYRTQAAPRQQEWMS, encoded by the coding sequence GTGCCCAAGTACCCGCCCCCCGAGGAACTTCCCAGCGAGCCCGACCGCGTGACGCTGCCCGCAGGCACCCCCGTCCACCGCGTCCACAGCACCCATCGCGACCCGATCGCCTTCAATCCCGAGCCCGCGCACGCCTTCTACTACGGCGGACGCTTCGACAGCACCCCGTACGAGAAGTACGGCTACCTGTACGTCGGGTTCGGCGTCGGCGCCGCCGTGTGCGAGGTCCTGCTGCGCTCGCTCCCCTTCGACGGCGACGGCGACGGCGGTGCGCGCCTGCTCCCGCGCGTCGCCTTCGAGCGCCGCAGCCTGTCCTTCCTGCGCCTGGCCACCGATGTGGACGTGGTGCCGCTGATGTCCGGCAGGGATCTGGCAGCGGTCGCCCAGGACTCGTGGCTCGTGCACGCCGAGGGCGCGGACTACCCGCAGACCCGCGACTGGGGCCACTGGATCCGCCGCAGGACCGCGCCCTGGGCGCAGGGCTTCGTCTGGCCCTCCAAACGGGAGCCCGCCGACCGCGTGGCCGTCCTGTTCGAGGACCGGTGCGAGGCACCGCCCCTCGAACCCACCGGCGCCCCCCGGATCGACTTCGGGACCGAGGACGGCGAGCGATGGCTGAACGGTGTCCTCGCCCCGTACCGCACGCAGGCCGCGCCACGACAGCAGGAATGGATGAGCTAG
- a CDS encoding CHAT domain-containing protein, which translates to MSGKPYDLQSLLYEIQQSLLAGRTDAQDLTRAADLVLDRLGCATAEEAWERLHTDWKALVHGTAMSGMRAGQILAVLPMLRYHRPVGEQHQLDELQREAEAHGPGDRWRASIAAVNSMSGLQRIETPAEMEAAIARIEQNRDAFPPGSRERDALDAAHAGLRAHLAQTGGGEDDFDSAVEDLARLRNSPSFDAGMRQGFDGQLAVFRSHQAVRREDETALARHIGELEAVVAQLSPDHMDRIGMESNLDVARANLEILRSRRTGRLFPDSSGMVATPDLDEVRRQIALLPREGQADRLGEAGASSVGRALFAGNARGAIEAMRLLQDALDLLEPDDERWIRNAQALGTAHLFLGGMASVPRADRPGHLDQGISWLKHTLRLAGGPAHPLWNSLGMSLASGYRFRGDNQVLDARATRLNHAESRRVGLDALRAATWSVLLQSGTVHAAETGRRAGEQALGVARWCLADGAHDDAVRALDAGRGLVLHAATVAATVPDMLDALGQSGPADEWRAAGGVAPEPGPEAAATAPPPASGPSSRLRRRVLQALAASPHRQRLLDVPAIADIGRALHAMGRTALVYLVPGGDGVPGTALIVSADGTAKALKLPRLTVSDDALTGYRSTGAPGRTAGGPTASTPRPQPPTQGEGRAALERLCDWAGEAVMEPLLKEVSRRRGRVPAMVLVPMAELGVVPWHAARLSGRHGAHRYACHEAEISYTPSARLLCEVATRPSAGTRQALVVGDPTRDLLHAGKEAEAIFRTFYPDGELLGPGTATPAAVADWLGRQRGGLLHLACHGEVRQGLRNSAYLKLSGGHLNAEELTEGTARYRHLELVVLAACSTNVSGHGYDEAYSLSTAFLVAGARSVLGSLWPVPDAATSVLMYMTHHYMCRERRTPGQALRDAQLWMLDKGRRTPAGMPADMAARVPLIDAADPTGWAGFTHLGW; encoded by the coding sequence ATGTCGGGGAAGCCGTACGACCTCCAGTCCCTCCTGTACGAGATCCAGCAGTCGCTCCTCGCGGGCAGGACCGACGCCCAGGACCTCACCCGGGCCGCCGACCTGGTCCTGGACCGGCTCGGCTGCGCCACGGCCGAGGAGGCGTGGGAGCGGCTCCACACCGACTGGAAGGCTCTTGTGCACGGGACCGCGATGTCCGGCATGCGCGCCGGGCAGATCCTCGCCGTCCTGCCGATGCTGCGGTACCACCGGCCCGTCGGCGAGCAGCACCAGCTGGACGAACTCCAGAGAGAGGCCGAGGCCCACGGACCCGGCGACCGCTGGCGGGCGTCGATCGCGGCCGTGAACAGCATGTCCGGACTGCAACGGATCGAGACCCCCGCCGAGATGGAGGCGGCGATCGCCCGGATCGAGCAGAACCGCGACGCCTTCCCGCCCGGCAGCCGGGAACGGGACGCGCTCGACGCGGCCCACGCCGGACTCCGTGCCCACCTCGCCCAGACCGGCGGCGGCGAGGACGATTTCGACTCGGCCGTGGAGGACCTGGCCCGGTTGCGGAACTCGCCGTCCTTCGACGCCGGAATGCGCCAGGGCTTCGACGGGCAGCTCGCCGTGTTCCGTTCGCACCAGGCCGTCCGGCGCGAGGACGAGACCGCGCTCGCCCGGCACATCGGCGAGCTGGAAGCCGTCGTCGCGCAACTGTCCCCCGACCACATGGACCGGATCGGGATGGAGTCCAACCTCGATGTCGCCAGGGCCAACCTGGAGATCCTGCGCAGCCGGCGCACCGGACGGCTCTTCCCCGACTCCTCCGGCATGGTGGCCACCCCCGACCTCGACGAGGTACGGCGGCAGATCGCACTGCTGCCGCGCGAAGGACAGGCCGACCGGCTCGGCGAGGCGGGCGCCAGCAGTGTCGGCAGAGCCTTGTTCGCGGGCAACGCCAGGGGTGCCATCGAGGCCATGCGACTGCTCCAGGACGCCCTGGACCTCCTCGAACCCGACGACGAACGTTGGATCCGCAACGCCCAGGCGCTCGGCACCGCCCACCTCTTCCTCGGCGGAATGGCGTCGGTCCCGCGCGCCGACCGCCCCGGCCACCTCGACCAGGGCATCTCCTGGCTGAAGCACACCCTGCGCCTGGCCGGTGGCCCGGCGCACCCGCTGTGGAACTCCCTCGGGATGTCCCTGGCCTCGGGCTACCGGTTCCGCGGCGACAACCAGGTGCTCGACGCCCGCGCCACCCGTCTGAACCACGCCGAGTCCCGCCGCGTCGGCCTCGACGCGCTGCGCGCTGCCACCTGGAGCGTCCTCCTCCAGTCCGGTACGGTGCACGCCGCCGAGACCGGCCGCCGGGCCGGCGAGCAGGCGCTCGGCGTGGCCCGCTGGTGCCTGGCCGACGGCGCCCACGACGACGCCGTACGCGCCCTGGATGCCGGACGCGGCCTCGTCCTGCACGCGGCGACCGTCGCCGCCACCGTCCCCGACATGCTGGACGCCCTCGGGCAGTCCGGTCCCGCCGACGAGTGGCGGGCCGCAGGGGGCGTCGCACCCGAACCGGGCCCCGAGGCCGCCGCGACCGCCCCGCCTCCGGCCTCGGGCCCCTCCAGCCGGCTCCGACGCCGTGTCCTCCAGGCACTCGCCGCGTCCCCGCACCGGCAGCGGCTGCTGGACGTCCCCGCCATCGCGGACATCGGCCGGGCGCTGCACGCCATGGGCCGCACCGCGCTGGTCTATCTGGTGCCCGGCGGCGACGGCGTGCCCGGAACGGCGCTGATCGTCTCCGCCGACGGCACGGCCAAGGCGCTGAAGCTTCCCCGACTCACCGTCTCCGATGACGCGTTGACGGGCTACCGGTCCACCGGAGCCCCCGGCCGCACCGCCGGCGGACCCACCGCGAGTACGCCCCGGCCGCAGCCGCCCACGCAGGGCGAAGGCCGTGCCGCGCTGGAGCGGCTGTGCGACTGGGCGGGCGAAGCGGTGATGGAGCCACTGCTCAAGGAGGTGTCCCGAAGACGGGGCCGGGTCCCGGCCATGGTGCTGGTGCCGATGGCGGAGCTGGGCGTCGTCCCCTGGCACGCCGCGCGCCTGTCCGGCCGGCACGGCGCACATCGGTACGCGTGCCACGAGGCAGAGATCTCGTACACCCCCTCCGCCCGCCTGCTGTGCGAGGTGGCCACCCGGCCCTCCGCCGGCACCCGGCAGGCCCTCGTCGTCGGCGACCCGACCCGCGACCTGCTCCACGCGGGCAAGGAGGCCGAGGCCATCTTCCGCACCTTCTACCCGGACGGCGAACTCCTCGGCCCCGGCACCGCCACGCCCGCCGCCGTGGCCGACTGGCTGGGCCGGCAACGCGGCGGACTGCTGCACCTGGCCTGCCACGGCGAGGTGCGCCAGGGCCTGCGGAACAGCGCGTACCTCAAACTGTCCGGCGGGCACCTGAACGCCGAGGAACTGACCGAGGGCACCGCCCGATACCGCCACCTGGAACTCGTCGTACTCGCGGCATGCAGCACCAATGTGTCCGGGCACGGCTACGACGAGGCCTACAGCCTCTCCACCGCGTTCCTCGTCGCGGGCGCACGCTCGGTGCTCGGTTCCCTGTGGCCGGTACCGGACGCGGCCACGTCCGTGCTGATGTACATGACCCACCACTACATGTGCCGCGAGCGCCGGACGCCCGGACAGGCCCTGCGCGACGCCCAGTTGTGGATGCTCGACAAGGGGCGCAGGACGCCGGCCGGAATGCCCGCGGACATGGCGGCGCGAGTGCCGCTGATCGACGCCGCCGACCCGACCGGCTGGGCAGGCTTCACCCACCTCGGCTGGTGA
- a CDS encoding caspase family protein, whose product MRTVYALLVGIDDYPDKPLSGCINDVAEAESWLRQQGGPDPEILLLRDKEATRAAVVDRIRTHLGRSGPGDTALLWFSGHGSEHASDDPRAATGRSQALVCADSLDAGGQPLLQDTELGALLDEIAARGAHVVAVLDCCHSGGASRKLPPGARSRGVAWQPWWRKDGAGASRGAGAQGAEPRRHVLLAACREQEVAYEALVDGESRGYFSHSLVHALRRLGPAATYGKVHALAEERVRGRHHAQHPELRGPEHLRFLYGGALTVSPFLLRHTVSGWEVNCGHVHGLRSAGAEFTLVEEDGARRADAPRTVVVREVRPESALVEPVGWTPGRDDLTTVYGVTPSAMAFPPAAVTVVGDPVAVGMMTAAVDGAPMLSSGGSGLPLRLEVGGGSARVTGGDGHPVGPLPLRSPDDAARVADCLSHIARWHQLKDLTNPDPWLSSLVRVTVEPLVGDLWHSATGEVVCAYTRDGREPQVMVRVHNDSPHMLWCVLLDLADDYESSPGLFEGDFVAPGHAGTARYGEPVWLRLPPGRFLVRGSFARDWLKLIVAENEWNVAPFRLPAWSPDAPGTGRGGVAPGDGDGLLRFAPPPGARSAGGPARDVGRWGTVSVPVRTVLP is encoded by the coding sequence ATGCGAACCGTGTACGCGCTTCTTGTGGGCATCGACGACTATCCGGACAAGCCGCTGAGCGGTTGCATCAACGACGTGGCGGAGGCGGAGAGTTGGCTCCGGCAGCAGGGCGGGCCCGATCCGGAGATCCTCTTGCTGCGCGACAAGGAGGCGACCAGGGCGGCGGTGGTCGACCGTATCAGGACGCATCTGGGGCGCAGCGGTCCGGGCGACACGGCGCTGCTGTGGTTCAGCGGGCACGGCAGCGAGCACGCGAGCGACGATCCCCGTGCGGCGACCGGCCGGAGTCAGGCGCTCGTGTGCGCCGACAGCCTGGACGCGGGCGGGCAGCCGTTGCTCCAGGACACCGAACTCGGCGCCCTCCTCGACGAGATCGCGGCGCGCGGCGCGCATGTCGTCGCCGTGCTCGACTGCTGCCACTCCGGCGGTGCGAGCCGCAAGCTCCCGCCCGGTGCGCGCTCGCGGGGCGTGGCATGGCAGCCGTGGTGGCGCAAGGACGGTGCGGGGGCCTCGCGCGGTGCGGGTGCGCAGGGGGCCGAGCCGCGTCGGCATGTGCTGCTCGCCGCGTGCCGGGAGCAGGAGGTCGCGTACGAGGCGCTGGTGGACGGCGAGTCGCGCGGATACTTCAGCCACTCGTTGGTACACGCGCTGCGGCGGCTCGGCCCGGCGGCCACGTACGGGAAGGTGCACGCGCTCGCGGAGGAGCGGGTGCGCGGCCGGCATCACGCGCAGCATCCCGAGTTGCGCGGGCCGGAGCACTTGCGTTTCCTGTACGGCGGCGCGCTGACCGTTTCGCCGTTCCTGCTCCGGCACACGGTGTCGGGGTGGGAGGTCAATTGCGGTCATGTGCACGGACTGCGGTCCGCAGGCGCCGAGTTCACCCTGGTCGAGGAGGACGGCGCTCGGCGGGCCGACGCGCCGCGGACGGTGGTCGTACGGGAGGTGCGGCCCGAGTCGGCGCTGGTGGAACCGGTCGGCTGGACGCCGGGGCGGGACGATCTCACGACGGTGTACGGGGTGACACCATCGGCGATGGCGTTTCCGCCGGCCGCGGTGACGGTCGTCGGCGACCCCGTGGCTGTCGGGATGATGACGGCGGCCGTGGACGGTGCGCCGATGCTGTCCAGCGGGGGCTCCGGGCTGCCGCTGCGGCTGGAGGTCGGTGGCGGCTCGGCCCGGGTGACCGGGGGCGACGGGCATCCGGTCGGCCCGCTGCCGCTGCGGTCGCCCGACGATGCCGCCCGGGTGGCCGACTGCCTGTCCCACATCGCCCGTTGGCATCAGCTGAAGGATCTCACCAACCCGGACCCGTGGCTGTCGTCGCTGGTGCGGGTGACGGTCGAGCCGCTGGTCGGCGATCTGTGGCACTCGGCGACGGGCGAGGTCGTCTGCGCGTACACGCGGGACGGCCGGGAGCCGCAGGTGATGGTGCGGGTCCACAACGACTCCCCGCACATGCTGTGGTGCGTGCTGCTCGATCTGGCGGACGACTACGAGTCGTCGCCCGGCCTGTTCGAGGGCGACTTCGTGGCGCCCGGGCACGCGGGGACGGCGCGGTACGGCGAGCCGGTGTGGCTGCGGCTGCCGCCCGGCCGTTTCCTGGTTAGGGGTTCGTTCGCCCGGGACTGGCTGAAGCTGATCGTCGCCGAGAACGAGTGGAACGTGGCCCCGTTCCGGCTGCCGGCCTGGTCCCCGGACGCCCCGGGGACGGGGCGCGGCGGCGTGGCTCCGGGGGACGGGGACGGTCTGCTGCGGTTCGCTCCGCCGCCGGGTGCCCGTAGCGCGGGCGGTCCGGCCCGGGACGTGGGGCGGTGGGGCACCGTCTCGGTGCCGGTGCGCACGGTGCTGCCCTGA
- a CDS encoding L-serine ammonia-lyase codes for MAISVFDLFSIGIGPSSSHTVGPMRAARMFARRLKNEGLIAHTASIRAELYGSLGATGHGHGTPKAVLLGLEGESPRTVDVESADDRVEQIRTTGRINLLGMHEIDFDADEQLILHRRKALPYHANGMTIFAFDREGAPLLEKTYYSVGGGFVVDEDAVGEDRIVLDDTVLKHPFRTGDELLRLSKDTGLSISSLMLENERAWRTEDEIRSGLLDIWRVMQACVSRGMSREGILPGGLKVRRRAANTARQLRAEGDPQTHAMEWITLYAMAVNEENAAGGRVVTAPTNGAAGIIPAVLHYYMNFAAGGATEAEKEDGVVRFLLAAGAIGMLFKENASISGAEVGCQGEVGSACSMAAGALAEVLGGTPEQVENAAEIGMEHNLGLTCDPVGGLVQIPCIERNGMAAVKAVTAAKMALRGDGSHKVSLDKVIKTMKETGADMSVKYKETARGGLAVNIIEC; via the coding sequence GTGGCCATCTCGGTCTTCGACCTGTTCTCGATCGGCATCGGCCCGTCCAGCTCCCATACGGTCGGCCCGATGCGCGCCGCCCGGATGTTCGCGCGCCGGCTGAAGAACGAGGGCCTGATCGCCCACACCGCCTCGATACGCGCCGAGCTGTACGGCTCGCTCGGTGCGACCGGGCACGGCCACGGCACCCCCAAGGCCGTGCTGCTCGGCCTGGAGGGCGAGTCGCCCCGCACCGTCGACGTGGAGTCCGCCGACGACCGGGTCGAGCAGATCCGTACCACCGGCCGGATCAACCTCCTCGGCATGCACGAGATCGACTTCGACGCCGACGAGCAGCTGATCCTGCACCGCCGCAAGGCCCTCCCGTACCACGCGAACGGCATGACGATCTTCGCCTTCGACCGCGAGGGCGCCCCGCTCCTGGAGAAGACCTACTACTCGGTCGGCGGCGGCTTCGTCGTGGACGAGGACGCGGTGGGCGAGGACCGGATCGTGCTCGACGACACCGTCCTCAAGCACCCCTTCCGCACCGGCGACGAACTGCTGCGGCTCTCGAAGGACACCGGCCTGTCCATCTCCTCGCTGATGCTGGAGAACGAGCGGGCCTGGCGCACCGAGGACGAGATCCGCTCGGGCCTGCTGGACATCTGGCGCGTCATGCAGGCCTGCGTCTCGCGCGGCATGTCCCGCGAGGGCATCCTGCCCGGCGGCCTCAAGGTCCGCCGCCGCGCCGCGAACACCGCCCGCCAGCTGCGCGCCGAGGGCGACCCCCAGACCCACGCGATGGAGTGGATCACCCTCTACGCGATGGCGGTCAACGAGGAGAACGCGGCGGGCGGCCGGGTCGTCACCGCCCCCACCAACGGCGCCGCGGGCATCATCCCGGCCGTCCTGCACTACTACATGAACTTCGCGGCCGGCGGCGCCACCGAGGCGGAGAAGGAGGACGGCGTCGTCCGCTTCCTCCTCGCCGCCGGAGCCATCGGCATGCTCTTCAAGGAGAACGCCTCCATCTCCGGCGCCGAGGTCGGCTGCCAGGGCGAGGTCGGCTCCGCCTGCTCCATGGCCGCGGGCGCCCTCGCCGAGGTCCTCGGCGGCACCCCCGAGCAGGTCGAGAACGCCGCCGAGATCGGCATGGAACACAACCTCGGCCTCACCTGCGACCCGGTCGGCGGCCTCGTCCAGATCCCGTGCATCGAGCGCAACGGCATGGCCGCGGTCAAGGCCGTCACGGCGGCGAAGATGGCGCTGCGCGGCGACGGCAGCCACAAGGTCTCCCTCGACAAGGTCATCAAGACCATGAAGGAGACGGGCGCGGACATGAGCGTGAAGTACAAGGAGACGGCGCGGGGCGGGCTCGCGGTGAACATCATCGAGTGCTGA